Proteins from a genomic interval of Lolium perenne isolate Kyuss_39 chromosome 1, Kyuss_2.0, whole genome shotgun sequence:
- the LOC139834972 gene encoding uncharacterized protein, translating to MSEVWSLPEVSLLVNTGKEWVLNLLHGKTEMDRVGILMLLWRIWHVRNELVHSKSAASVEASRRFFCSYVESIATIKYYPQADCIKGKVPAGPMQAQSTKKEAHLEHVKRWTLPPESWVKLNVDGSFDADSRAGGAGMVLRDDGGAIIFSACRHLMTCSSPLEAELAACMEGCALARQWSTLPCIIEMDCLEGVSRIKSETGDRSDVTFLLKEIKRLMHDGVGFKVEHIRREQNFVSHALAAIGRSEARTAVWLNSGPQDIPKLCIEDCNPGI from the coding sequence ATGTCGGAGGTATGGTCATTGCCGGAGGTCTCGCTGCTCGTCAACACCGGGAAGGAGTGGGTGCTCAACCTCCTACATGGAAAGACGGAGATGGACCGTGTCGGTATCCTCATGCTCCTATGGAGGATCTGGCACGTGCGCAATGAACTGGTGCATTCCAAATCTGCAGCATCAGTTGAAGCTTCACGACGATTCTTTTGCAGCTACGTGGAATCGATAGCTACAATCAAGTACTACCCGCAAGCAGACTGCATCAAGGGGAAAGTTCCAGCTGGTCCTATGCAGGCACAGTCTACGAAGAAAGAAGCCCATCTAGAGCATGTGAAGCGATGGACGTTGCCTCCTGAAAGTTGGGTGAAGCTGAATGTGGACGGATCATTTGATGCTGATTCAAGGGCGGGTGGCGCAGGCATGGTTCTGAGGGACGATGGAGGTGCTATCATTTTCTCCGCTTGCCGACACCTGATGACTTGCTCGTCTCCCCTCGAGGCAGAGCTAGCAGCATGTATGGAGGGATGCGCCTTAGCTCGTCAATGGAGCACTCTGCCATGCATTATCGAGATGGACTGTTTAGAAGGTGTCTCTCGTATCAAGTCTGAAACTGGAGATCGTTCAGACGTTACTTTCTTGCTGAAGGAGATAAAGCGTCTCATGCATGACGGTGTAGGGTTTAAGGTAGAGCATATTAGGCGGGAGCAGAACTTTGTTAGCCATGCTCTTGCCGCTATAGGCCGCTCGGAAGCTAGAACAGCTGTTTGGCTAAATTCGGGGCCTCAAGATATACCTAAACTCTGTATTGAGGATTGTAACCCAGGAATTTGA